A section of the Brevundimonas sp. AJA228-03 genome encodes:
- a CDS encoding 2-oxo acid dehydrogenase subunit E2 translates to MPRFKTMNLSPSFDHRIVSGHDAAVFVQRIKGLWEHPATLWMG, encoded by the coding sequence ATGCCACGCTTCAAGACGATGAACCTGTCGCCCAGCTTCGATCACCGCATTGTTTCCGGACATGACGCGGCGGTGTTCGTGCAGCGGATCAAGGGGCTGTGGGAGCATCCCGCAACGCTGTGGATGGGGTGA
- a CDS encoding type II toxin-antitoxin system VapC family toxin codes for MVKALFDTNILIDHLNAAPEADAEIDRYDDRAISIISWIEVMAGAGPDLAEPTRTYLDGYQIVGLEDRIAEQAASLRQSRRLKLPDAVIWATAQTTGRLLVTRNTKDFPADDPGVRAPYRI; via the coding sequence ATGGTGAAGGCGCTGTTCGACACCAATATTCTGATCGATCATCTGAACGCCGCGCCGGAGGCCGATGCCGAGATCGATCGGTACGACGACCGCGCCATAAGCATCATTTCCTGGATCGAGGTGATGGCGGGGGCCGGCCCCGATCTGGCCGAGCCGACGCGGACCTATCTTGACGGCTATCAGATCGTCGGTCTCGAAGACCGGATCGCCGAACAGGCCGCGTCGCTACGCCAGTCTCGCCGTCTGAAACTGCCGGACGCCGTCATCTGGGCGACCGCCCAGACGACGGGTCGTCTGCTGGTCACCCGAAACACGAAGGATTTCCCGGCCGACGATCCGGGGGTTCGGGCACCCTACAGGATTTGA
- a CDS encoding ribbon-helix-helix protein, CopG family, with protein MRILVDANEDQVAALDALAKREKRPRAAVIRAAIDDYVARNKRQAVKDGFGLWGQGGEDGLAYQERLRSEW; from the coding sequence ATGCGTATCCTGGTCGATGCCAATGAGGATCAGGTCGCCGCGCTTGACGCCCTGGCCAAACGCGAAAAACGCCCGCGCGCAGCGGTCATCCGCGCCGCGATCGACGACTACGTCGCGCGCAACAAGCGTCAGGCGGTCAAGGACGGTTTCGGTCTTTGGGGCCAGGGCGGCGAAGACGGGCTTGCTTATCAGGAACGACTGCGTAGCGAATGGTGA
- a CDS encoding 2-oxo acid dehydrogenase subunit E2 yields MGRYVFKLPDVGEGTAEAELVGWHVKVGDRVEEDQILADIMTDKATVELTSPVSGVVTALHGEPGVMSPVGSALVEFEVEGEGNAEPSPFPLEGGRAGDGGGAPLPEGASQAPDDVSSPQSEDRVSTPTQPSPLEGEGSIAPAPGNYVFKLPDVGEGTAEAELVAWHVAVGDAVEEDQLLAEVMTDKATVELTSPVAGVVTALHGAAGQSVPVGGPLVSFDVEGAGNVAAAPAKTGSATAPSTASRSPSPDGGGSTPPKSPPSGGSPREAGEGGKSVTRTAQTPGVRPLASPAVRQRARELGLELQFVPGSGPAGRIEHADLDAFVAHGARGSSEHGASPASTYAKAEGTTEVRIIGLRRKIAEKMAESVRRIPHITYVEEIDVTALEELRAHLNAQAKQTGKVKLNVLPFIARALVVALRDQPQINATYDDEAGVLTQHAAVHLGIAAQTPNGLMVPVVRHAESLDPYATAAEIARVSGAARDGSAKREDLSGSTITVTSLGTLGGLVHTPIINHPEVAIVGPNKIEERVVVRNGQMVIRKMMNLSSSFDHRIVDGHDAAVFVQRIKGLLEHPATLWMG; encoded by the coding sequence ATGGGCCGCTACGTCTTCAAACTGCCCGATGTGGGCGAGGGCACCGCCGAGGCCGAACTGGTCGGCTGGCACGTCAAGGTCGGGGACCGCGTCGAGGAAGACCAGATCCTCGCCGACATCATGACCGACAAGGCGACGGTGGAGCTTACCTCGCCGGTATCGGGCGTGGTCACCGCCCTGCACGGCGAGCCGGGCGTGATGTCGCCGGTCGGCTCCGCCCTGGTGGAGTTCGAGGTCGAGGGGGAGGGCAATGCCGAACCTTCTCCCTTCCCCCTCGAGGGGGGAAGGGCCGGGGATGGGGGTGGAGCCCCGCTGCCCGAAGGCGCCTCGCAAGCCCCTGACGACGTCTCATCGCCTCAATCCGAAGATCGTGTCTCCACCCCCACCCAACCCTCCCCCCTCGAGGGGGAGGGCTCCATTGCGCCTGCCCCCGGCAACTACGTCTTCAAGCTTCCCGACGTCGGCGAGGGCACAGCCGAGGCCGAGCTGGTCGCCTGGCATGTCGCGGTCGGCGATGCGGTGGAAGAGGACCAGCTGCTGGCCGAGGTCATGACCGACAAGGCGACCGTCGAACTGACCTCGCCGGTCGCAGGCGTGGTTACCGCCCTGCACGGCGCGGCCGGTCAGTCGGTGCCCGTCGGCGGACCGCTGGTCAGCTTCGACGTCGAGGGGGCGGGGAATGTCGCGGCCGCTCCGGCGAAGACCGGGTCCGCCACTGCCCCCTCCACCGCTTCGCGGTCCCCCTCCCCCGATGGGGGAGGATCGACGCCGCCCAAATCTCCCCCCTCAGGGGGGAGTCCCCGCGAAGCGGGGGAGGGGGGCAAGTCGGTCACCCGCACCGCCCAGACCCCCGGTGTCCGCCCGCTGGCGTCGCCCGCCGTGCGCCAGCGCGCCCGCGAGCTGGGTCTGGAGCTCCAGTTCGTGCCCGGCTCCGGCCCCGCCGGACGCATCGAACACGCCGACCTGGACGCCTTTGTTGCCCACGGCGCGCGCGGATCATCCGAGCACGGAGCATCGCCCGCCTCGACCTATGCGAAGGCCGAGGGCACGACCGAGGTCCGCATCATCGGGCTGCGCCGCAAGATCGCGGAGAAGATGGCCGAAAGCGTCCGGCGCATCCCCCACATCACCTATGTGGAGGAGATCGACGTCACGGCGCTGGAGGAGCTGCGCGCCCATCTGAACGCCCAGGCGAAACAGACCGGCAAGGTAAAGCTCAACGTCCTGCCCTTCATCGCCCGCGCCCTCGTCGTGGCCCTGCGCGACCAGCCGCAGATCAATGCCACCTATGACGACGAGGCCGGGGTCCTGACGCAGCACGCCGCCGTCCATCTGGGCATTGCCGCCCAGACGCCGAACGGCCTGATGGTGCCGGTCGTGCGCCATGCGGAATCGCTGGACCCTTACGCCACCGCCGCCGAGATCGCCCGCGTCTCCGGCGCGGCCAGGGACGGGTCAGCGAAGCGCGAGGACCTGTCCGGCTCGACCATCACCGTCACCTCGCTGGGGACCCTGGGCGGCCTGGTCCACACGCCCATCATCAACCACCCCGAGGTCGCCATCGTCGGCCCCAACAAGATCGAGGAACGGGTCGTGGTCCGGAACGGCCAGATGGTCATCCGCAAGATGATGAACCTGTCCTCCAGCTTCGACCACCGCATCGTCGACGGCCACGACGCGGCGGTCTTCGTGCAGCGGATCAAGGGGCTGCTGGAGCATCCTGCGACGCTGTGGATGGGGTAG
- a CDS encoding alpha-ketoacid dehydrogenase subunit beta produces the protein MADHVENPPGTTASEAVTVQPMNMIQALNSALHVKMAEDPNVLSFGEDAGYFGGVFRVTDQLQQKHGLTRSFDTPISECGLVAAAIGMGAYGLRPVVEIQFADYIYPAYDQIVSEAAKMRYRSGGQFTAPIVVRSPYGGGIFGGQTHSQSPESLFTHIAGLKVVIPSNPHDAKGLLTAAIEDDDPVIFLEPKRLYNGPFDGWHRNPVSPWKAQASAQVPTGKYTVPLGKAAVVREGSDVTILCYGTMVWVSLAGAEHAGVDAEVIDLRTLVPLDIETIEASVKKTGRCVIVHEAPKTSGYGAELSALVQERCFYHLEAPIGRVAGWDTPYPHAFEWEYFPGPERVATALKAVMSGGAR, from the coding sequence ATGGCTGACCACGTCGAGAACCCCCCGGGCACCACGGCCTCTGAAGCCGTCACGGTGCAGCCCATGAACATGATCCAGGCGCTGAACTCGGCCCTGCACGTCAAGATGGCCGAGGATCCGAACGTGCTCAGCTTCGGGGAGGACGCGGGCTATTTCGGCGGCGTGTTCCGCGTGACCGACCAGCTGCAGCAGAAGCATGGCCTGACGCGCAGCTTCGACACGCCGATCAGCGAATGCGGCCTGGTCGCCGCCGCCATCGGCATGGGGGCCTATGGCCTGCGCCCGGTAGTCGAGATCCAGTTCGCCGACTACATCTATCCGGCCTATGACCAGATCGTCTCCGAAGCGGCCAAGATGCGCTATCGCTCGGGCGGACAGTTCACCGCGCCGATCGTGGTGCGATCGCCCTATGGCGGCGGGATCTTCGGCGGCCAGACCCACTCGCAGAGCCCCGAGAGCCTGTTCACCCATATCGCCGGGCTGAAGGTCGTCATTCCGTCCAACCCCCATGACGCCAAGGGCCTGTTGACCGCCGCGATCGAGGATGACGATCCGGTCATCTTCCTGGAGCCCAAGCGGCTCTACAACGGTCCCTTCGACGGCTGGCACAGGAACCCGGTCAGCCCGTGGAAGGCCCAGGCCTCCGCCCAGGTGCCGACCGGCAAATACACCGTGCCGCTGGGCAAGGCGGCGGTGGTCCGGGAGGGGTCCGACGTCACCATCCTGTGCTACGGCACCATGGTCTGGGTCAGCCTGGCCGGGGCCGAGCACGCGGGCGTGGACGCCGAGGTCATCGACCTGCGCACCCTCGTCCCGCTCGACATCGAAACCATCGAGGCCAGCGTGAAGAAGACCGGCCGCTGCGTGATCGTCCACGAAGCACCAAAAACGTCCGGGTACGGAGCAGAGCTGTCGGCCCTGGTCCAGGAACGCTGCTTCTATCACCTGGAAGCCCCGATCGGCCGCGTCGCCGGCTGGGACACGCCCTATCCGCACGCCTTCGAGTGGGAGTATTTTCCGGGGCCGGAACGGGTCGCCACGGCGCTGAAAGCCGTGATGAGCGGGGGAGCCCGCTGA
- a CDS encoding 3-methyl-2-oxobutanoate dehydrogenase (2-methylpropanoyl-transferring) subunit alpha, whose translation MTRNTQPLSLRVPEPTGRPGDAPDFSHLKLDVAGAVDRPPVEARPVQMLDLAFRLIRVLDDEGQAVGPWNPRLDAETLKKGLKAMILTRAFDDRMHRAHRQGKTSFYMKCTGEEAIAVAQGMILSREDMGFPTYRQQGLLIARGYPLVDMMNQIYSNAADPIKGRQLPIMYSARDYGFFTISGNLGTQVPQAVGWAMASAYKGDDRIAITWIGDGATAEGDFHNALTFASVYRAPVILNVVNNQWAISSFMGLAGGLETTFASKAIGYGLPALRVDGNDFLAVWAATQWAEERARSNQGATVIELFTYRGAPHSTSDDPGRYRPGDEHDKWPLGDPIARLKQHLIALGEWSDEAQAEAEAEAVTQVRAAGREAEAIGTLGQSRPSVKTMFEEVFATEDWRLTEQRREVGV comes from the coding sequence ATGACCAGGAACACTCAACCGCTGTCATTGCGGGTGCCCGAGCCCACGGGTCGTCCCGGCGACGCACCGGATTTCAGCCACCTGAAGCTGGATGTCGCCGGCGCGGTCGATCGGCCGCCGGTCGAGGCGCGGCCGGTGCAGATGCTGGACCTGGCCTTCCGGCTGATCCGGGTGCTGGACGACGAGGGCCAGGCCGTCGGCCCCTGGAATCCACGTCTGGATGCCGAGACCCTGAAGAAGGGTCTGAAGGCGATGATCCTGACCCGCGCCTTCGATGACCGGATGCACCGGGCCCACCGCCAGGGCAAGACCAGCTTCTATATGAAATGCACGGGCGAGGAGGCCATCGCGGTCGCCCAGGGCATGATCCTGTCGCGCGAGGACATGGGCTTTCCGACCTATCGCCAGCAGGGGCTTCTGATCGCGCGCGGCTATCCGCTGGTCGACATGATGAACCAGATCTATTCGAACGCCGCCGACCCCATCAAGGGCCGCCAGCTGCCGATCATGTATTCGGCCAGGGACTATGGCTTCTTCACCATCAGCGGCAATCTGGGCACCCAGGTGCCCCAGGCCGTCGGCTGGGCCATGGCCAGCGCCTACAAGGGCGACGACAGGATCGCCATCACCTGGATCGGCGACGGGGCGACGGCAGAGGGCGACTTCCACAACGCCCTGACCTTCGCCAGCGTCTACCGGGCGCCGGTGATCCTGAACGTCGTGAACAACCAGTGGGCCATCAGTTCCTTCATGGGCCTCGCAGGCGGTCTGGAAACCACCTTCGCGTCCAAGGCCATCGGCTATGGCCTGCCGGCGCTGCGGGTCGACGGCAACGACTTCCTGGCCGTCTGGGCGGCGACGCAATGGGCGGAAGAGCGCGCAAGGTCGAACCAGGGCGCCACGGTGATCGAGCTGTTCACCTATCGCGGCGCACCCCACTCCACCTCCGACGACCCTGGCCGCTATCGCCCGGGCGACGAGCACGACAAATGGCCGCTGGGCGACCCGATCGCGCGGCTGAAACAGCATCTGATCGCCCTGGGCGAATGGTCCGACGAAGCCCAGGCCGAGGCGGAGGCCGAGGCCGTGACCCAGGTCCGCGCGGCGGGCAGGGAGGCCGAGGCCATCGGCACGCTCGGCCAGTCGCGCCCCAGCGTGAAGACGATGTTCGAGGAGGTCTTCGCCACCGAGGACTGGCGTCTGACCGAACAGCGCCGGGAGGTGGGGGTATGA
- a CDS encoding Lrp/AsnC family transcriptional regulator yields the protein MADELDPIDARILDILQQDAGLSVADVAERVGLSASPCWRRIKRLEDSGLIRKRVTLLDAALLGLDFEVYAIVKLMLPSRENLDIFEAAVATWPEVVQCATITGREDYVLRIITSDMHAFDKFLRDKLLTLGIVSDCESHIVTRGVKNVTTLPLGIITPHVAH from the coding sequence TTGGCCGACGAACTGGACCCCATCGACGCTCGAATTCTCGACATCCTGCAACAGGACGCCGGACTGTCCGTCGCGGATGTGGCCGAGCGCGTGGGCCTGTCGGCCTCGCCGTGCTGGCGTCGGATCAAGAGACTGGAGGATAGCGGCCTCATCCGCAAGCGGGTCACGCTTCTGGACGCCGCCCTGCTGGGCCTGGACTTCGAGGTCTATGCCATCGTCAAGCTGATGCTGCCCTCCCGCGAGAACCTCGACATCTTCGAGGCCGCCGTCGCCACCTGGCCGGAGGTGGTCCAGTGCGCGACCATCACCGGGCGCGAGGACTATGTGCTGCGCATCATCACCTCGGACATGCACGCCTTCGACAAATTCCTGCGCGACAAGCTGCTGACACTCGGCATCGTCTCGGACTGCGAGAGCCATATCGTCACGCGCGGCGTGAAGAACGTGACCACCCTGCCCCTGGGCATCATCACCCCGCATGTGGCGCACTGA
- a CDS encoding enoyl-CoA hydratase-related protein — translation MADTYANLLIERHADGYAVVTLNRPEALNALNAALFADLAAFLDAVEQDDTVRCLILTGSGEKAFAAGADIKEMADQSYARMYTGNYFALGHDRITRFRKPIIAAVNGFALGGGCELAMLCDFIVASDRAKFGQPEINLGVAPGIGGSQRLTRLVGKAKAMDMVLTARMMDAAEAERAGLASRVVPHETLMDEVRKIAAKIASQSPLAVMANKEMVNAALETTLTQGVQFERRLFHSLFAFEDQKEGMAAFVEKRKPVFRGR, via the coding sequence ATGGCCGACACCTATGCGAACCTGCTGATCGAGCGGCACGCCGACGGCTATGCGGTCGTGACCCTGAACCGGCCCGAGGCGCTGAACGCGCTGAACGCGGCCCTGTTCGCCGATCTGGCGGCCTTCCTCGACGCCGTCGAGCAGGACGACACGGTCCGCTGCCTGATCCTGACCGGATCGGGGGAAAAGGCCTTCGCGGCCGGAGCCGACATCAAGGAGATGGCGGACCAGTCCTATGCCCGGATGTATACGGGCAACTATTTCGCCCTGGGCCACGACCGCATCACCCGGTTCAGGAAGCCGATCATCGCCGCCGTCAACGGTTTCGCCCTCGGCGGCGGCTGCGAACTGGCCATGCTGTGCGACTTCATCGTGGCGTCGGACCGGGCGAAGTTCGGCCAGCCGGAGATCAATCTGGGCGTCGCGCCCGGCATCGGCGGCTCCCAGCGGCTGACCCGTCTGGTCGGCAAGGCCAAGGCCATGGACATGGTCCTGACCGCGCGGATGATGGATGCGGCCGAGGCGGAGCGTGCCGGTCTGGCCTCGCGGGTGGTCCCGCACGAGACCCTGATGGACGAGGTCCGCAAGATCGCCGCGAAGATCGCCTCCCAGAGCCCCCTGGCCGTCATGGCCAACAAGGAGATGGTCAATGCGGCGCTGGAGACGACCCTGACGCAAGGGGTCCAGTTCGAGCGCCGCCTGTTTCACAGCCTTTTCGCCTTCGAGGACCAGAAGGAAGGCATGGCCGCCTTCGTCGAGAAGCGGAAGCCGGTGTTCAGGGGGAGGTGA
- the rpsT gene encoding 30S ribosomal protein S20: MANNPGAKKAIRKIAARTEVNKSRRTRVRTFLRKFQEAVTGGDAEAAKGAFVEAQSELMRAVTKGVVHKNTGSRKVSRLHAQLKKMSAA; this comes from the coding sequence ATGGCCAACAATCCCGGCGCCAAGAAAGCGATCCGCAAGATCGCCGCGCGTACCGAAGTGAACAAGTCGCGCCGCACCCGCGTTCGCACCTTCCTGCGCAAGTTTCAGGAAGCGGTGACGGGCGGCGACGCCGAGGCCGCCAAGGGCGCTTTCGTCGAGGCCCAGTCCGAGCTGATGCGCGCCGTCACCAAGGGCGTGGTTCACAAGAATACGGGCTCGCGCAAGGTGTCCCGCCTGCATGCCCAGCTGAAGAAAATGTCGGCCGCCTGA
- the dnaA gene encoding chromosomal replication initiator protein DnaA: MTDPDRIWNEASVRLRSEIGEGPFSSYIAPSAVRMDGSGNLILVTPTGYARDWVRKNALRRLNELWLGLDGLSRRLDVRCRAEVSSAPPASAIAQQALASAGLETPVSPTVAPVTDGARAVRAAGLQERLTFDSFVEGQGNAFALAIARQTASWADGHFNPIFFCGPYGYGKTHLLNAIAWEAQRLRPDARVVYLTAERFLSTFVKAMQDRSTAAFKDSLRSADMLLLDDVQFVGGKASTQEELLSTLTALIEDGKRIVLSADRPPMALTEVEPRLRSHLAAGLTCPVEPADRSLKIAVAQNRIAAFARLGVVDGEARREVLEQLVDRTPGSVRELEGAVNTLAAAAGPRLTSLGVDEALTLLGSALRGGPERRITVDEIQKTVAEHFNMKQADLLSERRTRAVARPRQIAMWLCKQHTTRSYPDIGRRFGGRDHTTVLHGVRKIEELMPLDDQIARDVEALTRKLRG, from the coding sequence ATGACGGATCCGGACCGGATCTGGAACGAAGCCTCGGTAAGGCTGCGGTCTGAAATCGGCGAGGGTCCGTTCAGTTCCTATATTGCGCCGTCCGCCGTGAGGATGGACGGATCCGGCAATCTGATCCTGGTCACGCCGACCGGCTATGCCCGCGACTGGGTGCGCAAGAACGCCCTGCGCCGACTGAACGAGCTGTGGCTGGGCCTGGACGGCCTGTCGCGGCGGCTGGATGTCCGCTGCCGGGCCGAGGTGTCCTCGGCCCCGCCGGCCTCGGCGATCGCGCAACAGGCACTGGCGTCGGCCGGACTTGAGACACCGGTGTCGCCGACCGTCGCCCCCGTGACCGACGGTGCCCGCGCGGTCCGGGCCGCGGGCCTGCAGGAGCGGCTGACCTTCGACAGCTTCGTTGAGGGCCAGGGCAATGCCTTCGCCCTGGCCATCGCGCGCCAGACGGCCTCCTGGGCCGATGGCCACTTCAACCCGATCTTCTTCTGCGGCCCCTATGGCTACGGCAAGACCCACCTGCTGAACGCCATCGCCTGGGAGGCGCAGCGCCTGCGCCCCGACGCCAGGGTCGTCTACCTGACCGCCGAACGGTTCCTGTCGACCTTCGTCAAGGCGATGCAGGACCGCTCGACCGCCGCCTTCAAGGACAGCCTGCGCTCGGCCGACATGCTGCTGCTGGACGATGTCCAGTTCGTGGGCGGCAAGGCCTCGACCCAGGAGGAACTGCTGTCCACGCTGACGGCCCTGATCGAGGACGGCAAACGGATCGTGCTGTCGGCCGACCGACCGCCCATGGCCCTGACCGAGGTCGAGCCTCGCCTGCGCAGCCATCTGGCCGCCGGCCTGACCTGCCCGGTCGAGCCCGCCGACCGCTCGCTGAAGATCGCCGTGGCCCAGAACCGCATCGCCGCCTTCGCCCGCCTGGGCGTCGTCGACGGCGAGGCCCGGCGCGAGGTGCTGGAACAACTGGTCGACCGCACGCCGGGATCGGTGCGCGAACTGGAGGGGGCCGTGAACACCCTGGCCGCCGCGGCCGGGCCGCGCCTGACGTCACTCGGCGTCGATGAGGCCCTGACCCTGCTGGGCTCGGCCCTGCGTGGCGGACCCGAGCGTCGCATCACCGTGGACGAGATCCAGAAGACGGTCGCCGAGCATTTCAACATGAAGCAGGCCGACCTGCTGAGCGAACGCCGCACCCGCGCCGTCGCCCGCCCGCGCCAGATCGCCATGTGGCTGTGCAAACAGCACACGACCCGGTCCTATCCCGACATCGGCCGTCGCTTCGGCGGGCGCGACCACACCACAGTCCTGCACGGCGTCCGCAAGATCGAGGAGCTGATGCCGCTGGACGACCAGATCGCCAGGGACGTCGAGGCCCTGACCCGGAAGCTGCGGGGCTAG
- the dnaN gene encoding DNA polymerase III subunit beta: protein MQLTIERSALLKALGHVQSVVERRNTIPILSNVLLSAGRDRLSFAATDLDMEIVDEADATVQVEGQITAPAHTLYEIVRKLPDGAEVALTYNGDDPRLTVQAGRSRFNLPVLPAGDFPVMSTDQSGARFTLMKDDLARLIDKTRFAVSTEETRYYLNGLYLHTVSEAGIPLLRAVATDGHRLALAETPAPEGAAGGPGVIVPRKTIDQVRRLLDDGSGAVEISVSPQKIRFEFGQASLTSKVIDGAFPDYMRVIPKGNDKQADIDNAVFASAVDRVATISAEKSRSVKLAFELDRVTLTVRNMEAGQGVEEVEIGYSEAPFEIGFNARYLLDVAGQITGENATFLFADPASPTLVLDPGDPGVQYVLMPLRV, encoded by the coding sequence ATGCAACTGACCATCGAACGATCCGCGCTCCTGAAGGCCCTGGGCCATGTGCAGAGCGTGGTCGAACGCCGGAACACCATTCCGATCCTGTCCAATGTCCTGCTTTCGGCCGGCCGCGACCGCCTGAGCTTCGCCGCCACGGACCTCGACATGGAGATCGTGGACGAGGCCGACGCCACCGTCCAGGTCGAGGGCCAGATCACCGCCCCCGCCCACACCCTGTACGAGATCGTGCGGAAGCTCCCCGACGGGGCCGAGGTCGCCCTGACCTACAACGGCGACGATCCGCGCCTGACGGTCCAGGCGGGGCGTTCCCGGTTCAACCTGCCGGTCCTGCCGGCCGGCGACTTCCCCGTCATGTCGACCGACCAGTCGGGCGCGCGCTTCACCCTGATGAAGGACGACCTGGCCCGGCTGATCGACAAGACCCGGTTCGCGGTCTCGACCGAGGAGACGCGCTACTATCTGAACGGCCTGTACCTGCACACGGTGTCCGAGGCGGGCATCCCGCTGCTGCGGGCCGTGGCGACCGACGGCCACCGCCTGGCCCTGGCCGAGACGCCCGCGCCCGAGGGTGCAGCTGGCGGGCCCGGCGTGATCGTGCCCAGGAAGACCATCGACCAGGTCCGCCGCCTGCTGGATGACGGCTCCGGCGCGGTCGAGATTTCGGTCAGCCCGCAGAAGATCCGCTTCGAGTTCGGCCAGGCCTCCCTGACTTCCAAGGTCATCGACGGGGCCTTCCCCGACTATATGCGCGTCATTCCCAAGGGGAATGACAAGCAGGCCGACATCGACAACGCCGTCTTCGCCTCGGCCGTCGACCGCGTCGCCACCATCTCGGCCGAAAAGAGCCGCTCGGTGAAGCTGGCCTTCGAACTGGACCGCGTCACCCTGACGGTGCGCAACATGGAGGCCGGTCAGGGCGTGGAGGAGGTCGAGATCGGCTATTCCGAAGCCCCGTTCGAGATCGGCTTCAACGCGCGGTATCTGCTGGACGTGGCCGGCCAGATCACGGGCGAGAACGCCACCTTCCTGTTCGCCGACCCGGCTTCGCCCACGCTCGTGCTCGATCCGGGCGATCCGGGCGTCCAGTATGTGCTGATGCCGCTGCGGGTGTGA
- a CDS encoding YdeI family protein produces MTFKVGASQPRVPYDDLVEEALAFGWVDSLPRKLDDQRTMLLMSSRKPGSNWSKVNKARIERLEAAGLMHPAGLMKIEQARADGSWTALDAVDRLELPADLTMAFDQHPGAAATFATFPPSTRRGILEWIGNAKRPETRAARIADTARKAARGERANQWRKP; encoded by the coding sequence GTGACCTTCAAGGTCGGAGCCTCGCAACCGCGCGTCCCCTATGACGATCTGGTCGAGGAAGCACTGGCTTTCGGCTGGGTCGACAGTCTGCCCAGAAAGCTGGACGATCAGCGCACGATGCTCCTGATGTCTTCGAGGAAGCCCGGCTCCAACTGGTCGAAGGTCAACAAGGCACGCATCGAAAGACTGGAGGCCGCCGGGCTGATGCATCCGGCGGGTCTCATGAAGATCGAACAGGCCCGCGCGGACGGGTCCTGGACCGCGCTCGACGCTGTCGATCGGCTGGAGCTTCCTGCGGACCTGACGATGGCGTTCGACCAGCACCCCGGCGCGGCGGCGACGTTCGCCACCTTTCCACCCTCGACACGCCGCGGCATTCTTGAGTGGATCGGCAATGCAAAGCGGCCGGAAACGCGGGCGGCCCGCATCGCCGATACCGCCCGGAAGGCGGCCAGGGGCGAGCGCGCCAATCAATGGCGCAAGCCCTGA
- the recF gene encoding DNA replication/repair protein RecF, producing MIRSLTLTDFRSYAAATLSVGQGPVVLHGPNGAGKTNLLEALSLFTPGKGLRGATAQEMGRREPAETGGRAWAVALTLEGADGDDVRLGTGVQVAGAARRMVRVEGETAQPGRLLDHLRPVWATPEQDRLFSDARAERLKFFDRLVFAADPGHAAAVAGYEKALRERLRLLVDGAEGRAADPLWLDALEARLGETGARAASARARALGVLQAAIDARAERPFPQADLGLEGAAETAAADGADDAAIAAAIREGLARSRGRDASAGRSLFGPHRTDLTALHREKNRPAAEGSSGEQKALVLNLILAQIGRLKATGDPTPAPPVLLLDEAPAHLDAGRRAALFDEIVALDLQAFMTGTEADLFAPLRGRAAFVRVEGGALTAD from the coding sequence TTGATCCGCTCGCTGACCCTGACCGACTTCCGGTCCTATGCCGCCGCCACCCTGTCCGTCGGACAGGGTCCGGTGGTGCTGCACGGGCCGAACGGGGCGGGCAAGACGAACCTGCTGGAAGCGCTCAGCCTGTTCACCCCGGGCAAGGGGCTGCGGGGCGCGACGGCACAGGAGATGGGTCGGCGCGAACCCGCCGAGACCGGCGGCCGGGCCTGGGCCGTGGCCCTGACGCTGGAAGGCGCCGACGGGGACGATGTGCGGCTGGGTACCGGGGTTCAGGTCGCGGGCGCGGCGCGGCGCATGGTCCGCGTCGAGGGCGAGACCGCCCAGCCGGGGCGATTGCTGGACCATCTCAGGCCCGTCTGGGCGACGCCGGAGCAGGACCGGCTGTTCTCGGATGCGCGGGCCGAGCGGCTGAAGTTCTTCGATCGGCTGGTGTTCGCCGCCGACCCGGGCCACGCGGCGGCGGTGGCGGGGTACGAAAAGGCGCTGCGCGAGCGGTTGCGGCTGCTGGTCGACGGGGCGGAAGGGCGAGCGGCCGATCCCCTGTGGCTGGATGCGCTGGAAGCCCGTCTGGGCGAGACCGGCGCGCGGGCAGCCTCGGCCCGGGCACGGGCGCTGGGGGTGCTGCAGGCGGCGATCGATGCGCGCGCCGAACGCCCCTTTCCACAGGCCGACCTGGGCCTGGAGGGCGCGGCAGAGACGGCCGCGGCGGACGGGGCCGACGACGCGGCCATCGCCGCCGCCATCCGCGAGGGACTGGCCCGGTCCCGGGGTCGCGACGCCTCCGCCGGGCGTTCGCTGTTCGGCCCGCACCGCACCGATCTGACGGCGCTCCATCGCGAGAAGAACCGCCCGGCCGCCGAGGGGTCGTCAGGCGAGCAGAAGGCCCTGGTCCTGAACCTGATCCTGGCCCAGATCGGGCGGCTGAAGGCGACGGGCGACCCGACGCCCGCCCCGCCCGTCCTGCTGCTGGACGAGGCCCCGGCGCATCTGGATGCCGGTCGACGCGCGGCCCTGTTCGACGAGATCGTGGCCCTGGACCTTCAGGCCTTCATGACCGGGACCGAGGCGGACCTGTTCGCGCCGCTGCGGGGACGGGCCGCCTTCGTGCGGGTCGAGGGCGGGGCGCTGACTGCGGACTAG